In Xanthomonas sacchari, a genomic segment contains:
- a CDS encoding TIGR00645 family protein: MTPERPRLHPLSNLIFASRWLQLPLYLGLIVAQGVYVFLFGKELWHLIHEAPSLGEQQIMLIVLGLIDVVMISNLLVMVIVGGYETFVSRLGLEGHPDQPEWLSHVNASVLKVKLALSIIGISSIHLLKTFIAVGALGGMPMCSPEQLASAAGTVDLKSCATLTATGVLWQTVIHGIFILSAIGIAWTDRIMSASAPARPAH; the protein is encoded by the coding sequence ATGACTCCCGAGCGGCCTCGCCTGCACCCCCTGTCCAACCTGATCTTCGCCTCGCGCTGGCTGCAGCTGCCGCTGTACCTGGGGCTGATCGTGGCCCAGGGCGTGTACGTGTTCCTGTTCGGCAAGGAACTGTGGCACCTGATCCACGAGGCGCCGAGCCTGGGCGAACAGCAGATCATGCTGATCGTGCTGGGCCTGATCGACGTGGTGATGATCTCCAACCTGCTGGTGATGGTGATCGTCGGCGGCTACGAGACCTTCGTGTCGCGGCTGGGCCTGGAAGGCCACCCGGACCAGCCGGAGTGGCTGAGCCACGTCAACGCCAGCGTGCTCAAGGTCAAGCTGGCGCTGTCGATCATCGGCATCTCCTCGATCCACCTGCTCAAGACCTTCATCGCGGTGGGCGCGCTCGGCGGCATGCCGATGTGCTCGCCGGAGCAGTTGGCCAGCGCCGCGGGCACGGTGGACCTGAAGAGCTGCGCGACGCTGACCGCCACCGGCGTGCTGTGGCAGACCGTCATCCATGGCATTTTCATCCTGTCGGCGATCGGCATCGCCTGGACCGACCGGATCATGTCCGCGTCCGCGCCGGCGCGGCCGGCGCATTGA
- a CDS encoding energy transducer TonB codes for MSQLTTLAKARRLAPVLLLAALAACSKQDESAPAAAPATAAANAPATPAVSAKVQSMGTEQLHDSASQALRENRMYAPAGNNAVEYYLALRDKQPDDAGVKSALTDLMPYTLIAAEQSIAREDFPEAQRLVGLIEKMDPQAPALPRLKQGISKGMQAVAQRSQDETDKAKKDAEQKAKLAAEQQKQAQQQASEAQAAQQIAAQQEAARRESARQEAERQAAARPATPAAQPTPTPAAAPAAAPAAATAQTLRPISTPAPRYPPEALRSGTAGEVLVEITVGTDGAVTNARVLRATPPRVFDREALNATKRWRFEPVGAPVTTRRTLAFNPGG; via the coding sequence ATGTCGCAACTCACCACACTCGCCAAGGCGCGCCGTCTCGCGCCCGTCCTGTTGCTGGCCGCGCTGGCGGCCTGCTCCAAGCAGGACGAGAGCGCACCCGCCGCCGCACCGGCCACGGCCGCCGCGAATGCGCCGGCAACGCCGGCGGTCTCGGCCAAGGTGCAGTCGATGGGCACCGAACAGCTGCACGATTCGGCCAGCCAGGCGCTGCGCGAGAACCGCATGTACGCACCGGCCGGCAACAACGCGGTCGAGTACTACCTGGCGCTGCGCGACAAGCAGCCCGACGACGCCGGGGTCAAGAGCGCGCTGACCGACCTGATGCCGTACACGCTGATCGCCGCCGAACAGAGCATCGCCCGCGAGGATTTTCCGGAAGCCCAGCGCCTGGTCGGCCTGATCGAGAAGATGGACCCGCAGGCGCCCGCCCTGCCGCGACTCAAGCAGGGCATCAGCAAGGGCATGCAAGCCGTGGCCCAGCGTAGCCAGGACGAGACCGACAAGGCCAAGAAGGACGCCGAGCAGAAGGCCAAGCTGGCGGCCGAGCAGCAGAAGCAGGCGCAGCAGCAGGCCAGCGAGGCGCAGGCGGCGCAGCAGATCGCCGCGCAGCAGGAGGCCGCGCGCCGCGAGAGCGCGCGCCAGGAAGCCGAACGCCAGGCCGCCGCCCGCCCCGCCACGCCCGCCGCGCAACCGACGCCGACACCTGCCGCGGCACCCGCGGCCGCACCGGCCGCCGCCACGGCACAGACCCTGCGCCCGATCAGCACCCCGGCCCCGCGCTATCCGCCCGAGGCGCTGCGCTCGGGCACCGCCGGCGAGGTGCTGGTGGAGATCACCGTCGGCACCGATGGTGCGGTCACCAACGCCCGCGTGCTGCGCGCCACGCCGCCGCGGGTGTTCGACCGCGAGGCGCTGAACGCCACCAAGCGCTGGCGCTTCGAGCCGGTCGGCGCACCGGTGACCACCCGCCGTACGCTGGCGTTCAATCCCGGCGGCTGA